The proteins below come from a single Streptomyces spongiicola genomic window:
- a CDS encoding MaoC family dehydratase codes for MQFGRTYEEFEVGAVYKHWPGKTVTEYDDHLFCLLTMNHHPLHLDANYAERTTDFGRNVVVGNYVYSLLLGMSVPDVSGKAIANLEIESLRHVAPTFHGDTVYGETTVLGKTPSKSKSDRGIVHVETRGYKQDGTLVCVFRRKVMVPTETYVKERGGEQPGRPAVSPQHPRTAPSREAGPGDGPTEPTTKAEK; via the coding sequence ATGCAGTTCGGACGCACGTACGAGGAGTTCGAGGTCGGGGCGGTCTACAAGCACTGGCCCGGGAAGACGGTCACCGAGTACGACGACCACCTCTTCTGCCTCCTGACCATGAACCACCACCCCCTCCACCTGGACGCGAACTACGCCGAGCGGACGACGGACTTCGGAAGGAACGTCGTCGTGGGGAACTACGTCTACTCGCTGCTGCTCGGCATGTCGGTACCCGACGTGTCGGGCAAGGCGATCGCCAACCTGGAGATCGAGTCGCTGCGCCATGTCGCCCCGACGTTCCACGGCGACACCGTCTACGGCGAGACGACCGTCCTCGGCAAGACCCCCTCGAAGTCGAAGTCGGACCGCGGGATCGTCCACGTGGAGACCAGGGGCTACAAGCAGGACGGCACCCTGGTGTGCGTGTTCCGCCGCAAGGTGATGGTCCCCACCGAGACGTACGTCAAGGAGCGCGGCGGGGAGCAGCCCGGCCGCCCGGCCGTCTCCCCGCAGCACCCGCGAACGGCGCCTTCGCGGGAAGCCGGCCCCGGCGACGGCCCGACCGAGCCCACCACGAAGGCGGAGAAGTAG
- the pssA gene encoding CDP-diacylglycerol--serine O-phosphatidyltransferase codes for MTVIDPDTQAGWADGAEPRSGAPDDAEEMPLSLRLSIADTLTLGNATCGFMAVYFTTTGILIPHLVGSGESGMARHSAATAVILMLCAAVFDLFDGLVARKLRSSPMGAELDNLSDLISFGLAPAYFVLVYGMVADDAHQKVSAVAAIVVLLAVVLRLARFSCVTMKDGMFQGMPSPFGALTVVSIVLLELPFIPTLLAIIGTAWLMVSRVEYPKPRGKLAVAMLSWIVGAMGLLAAWAFDAPGGQLLLQTGCALQIVLAATIPLFATARRVNTFRDNRREARASAQLP; via the coding sequence TTGACCGTGATTGATCCCGACACACAGGCGGGCTGGGCCGACGGGGCCGAGCCCCGGTCCGGCGCGCCGGACGACGCGGAGGAGATGCCCCTCTCACTCCGGCTGTCGATAGCGGACACGCTCACTCTCGGTAACGCCACCTGCGGTTTCATGGCGGTGTACTTCACCACCACCGGGATCCTGATCCCGCACCTCGTCGGCAGCGGCGAGAGCGGCATGGCCCGGCACTCCGCCGCGACCGCGGTGATCCTCATGCTGTGCGCCGCCGTCTTCGACCTGTTCGACGGGCTGGTGGCGCGCAAGCTGCGCAGCAGCCCGATGGGCGCGGAGCTGGACAACCTCTCGGACCTGATCAGCTTCGGACTGGCCCCGGCGTACTTCGTGCTGGTCTACGGCATGGTCGCCGACGACGCCCACCAGAAGGTCTCGGCGGTGGCCGCGATCGTGGTGCTGCTGGCGGTCGTGCTGCGGCTGGCCCGGTTCTCGTGCGTGACGATGAAGGACGGCATGTTCCAGGGCATGCCGAGCCCCTTCGGCGCGCTGACGGTCGTGTCGATCGTGCTGCTGGAGCTGCCGTTCATCCCGACACTGCTCGCGATCATCGGTACCGCCTGGCTGATGGTGAGCCGGGTCGAGTACCCGAAGCCGCGCGGCAAGCTGGCGGTCGCGATGCTCAGCTGGATCGTGGGGGCGATGGGCCTGCTGGCGGCATGGGCCTTCGACGCGCCGGGCGGACAGCTGCTGCTGCAGACCGGCTGCGCACTGCAGATCGTGCTGGCGGCGACGATCCCGCTGTTCGCGACGGCCCGGCGGGTGAACACCTTCCGGGACAACCGGCGCGAGGCGAGGGCTTCGGCACAGCTTCCCTGA
- a CDS encoding DUF397 domain-containing protein, translated as MEFTNGMPAGKLGPVTWIKSSRSNATGNCVELAALPGGRVAVRNSRDPHGPALVYTRDEVEAFVAGARGGDFDDVIG; from the coding sequence ATGGAGTTCACCAATGGCATGCCGGCGGGGAAGCTCGGTCCGGTGACTTGGATCAAGAGCAGCCGCAGCAACGCCACCGGCAACTGCGTGGAACTGGCAGCACTCCCCGGCGGACGGGTGGCCGTGCGCAACTCCCGCGACCCGCACGGGCCCGCGCTCGTCTATACGCGGGACGAGGTGGAGGCCTTCGTCGCCGGGGCCCGCGGCGGCGATTTCGATGATGTGATTGGCTGA
- a CDS encoding ATP-binding protein, which produces MTTHVSTISTTTAGHGSRRATQRCGPKPLPEGPCATPQEPALEGLPPLGGFAACGLDGSLRNPCQARRFVAHTLHLWELPLLVADMTLVVSELVTGAVRHALLAEPQEHPVDYPLWLGLVRHPDHVVCSVADPNPEPPGRRDADSGDFEGFGLELIGALSESWSWSLTEPRGKTVWASLALPGRD; this is translated from the coding sequence GTGACGACTCACGTGTCAACCATCTCCACCACGACGGCCGGGCACGGAAGTCGGCGCGCGACACAGCGGTGCGGCCCGAAACCGCTGCCCGAGGGCCCTTGTGCCACACCCCAGGAACCCGCCCTGGAGGGACTTCCGCCGCTCGGCGGCTTCGCGGCCTGCGGGCTGGACGGCAGTCTCCGCAATCCGTGCCAGGCGCGGCGGTTCGTCGCCCATACCCTGCACCTCTGGGAACTGCCGCTTCTGGTCGCGGACATGACGCTTGTGGTCAGCGAGCTGGTGACCGGCGCGGTCCGGCACGCGCTGCTCGCCGAACCACAGGAGCACCCCGTGGACTACCCCCTGTGGCTGGGGCTCGTCCGCCACCCGGACCATGTCGTGTGCTCGGTCGCGGACCCGAACCCGGAACCGCCTGGGAGGCGCGACGCCGACTCCGGCGACTTCGAGGGCTTCGGCCTGGAGCTGATCGGCGCGCTGAGCGAGAGCTGGTCCTGGTCGCTCACCGAGCCCAGGGGCAAGACCGTGTGGGCGAGCCTGGCCCTGCCCGGCCGGGACTGA
- a CDS encoding phosphatidylserine decarboxylase yields the protein MPHSQTSAPRGRVRLARGASPWLLPTVATAALSLARARRSRRAAAIAVPTTALAAGMLWFFRDPEREIAQGRVISPADGVVQSIMPWKDGRTRVAIFMSPLNVHVNRAPLAGTVTSVEHVPGGFVPAFNKESENNERVVWHFDTELGDIEMIQIAGAVARRIVPYIPQGTKVEQGERIGLIRFGSRVDIYLPEGVEAGVEVGQVTTAGVTRIDRD from the coding sequence ATGCCCCACAGCCAAACCTCTGCACCTCGCGGCCGCGTCCGCCTCGCGCGCGGAGCATCGCCGTGGCTCCTGCCGACCGTCGCGACCGCGGCGCTCAGCCTGGCGCGTGCGCGCCGGTCGAGGCGCGCCGCGGCCATCGCCGTGCCCACCACCGCTCTCGCGGCGGGCATGCTGTGGTTCTTCCGCGACCCCGAGCGCGAGATCGCCCAGGGCCGGGTCATCTCCCCGGCCGACGGTGTGGTGCAGAGCATCATGCCGTGGAAGGACGGGCGCACCCGCGTCGCCATCTTCATGAGCCCCCTGAACGTCCACGTCAACCGTGCCCCGCTCGCCGGCACGGTGACCTCCGTCGAGCATGTGCCCGGCGGATTCGTTCCGGCGTTCAACAAGGAGAGCGAGAACAACGAGCGCGTAGTCTGGCACTTCGACACCGAACTCGGTGACATCGAGATGATCCAGATCGCCGGCGCCGTCGCACGCCGCATCGTCCCGTACATCCCCCAGGGCACCAAGGTCGAGCAGGGCGAGCGCATCGGCCTCATCCGCTTCGGCTCGCGTGTCGACATCTACCTCCCGGAAGGTGTCGAGGCCGGCGTCGAAGTGGGTCAGGTCACGACCGCGGGGGTGACTCGCATTGACCGTGATTGA
- a CDS encoding acyl-CoA dehydrogenase family protein, translating to MARLAQTHGLTDVQQEILSTVRAFVDKEIIPVATELEHRDEYPQQIVDGLKELGLFGLMIPEEYGGLGESLLTYALCVEEIARGWMSVSGIINTHFIVAYMLKQHGTQEQKDRFLPRMAAGEVRGAFSMSEPGLGSDVSAITSKAVRDGDEYVLTGQKMWLTNGGTSTLVAVLVRSDEGHDPAEAAAAPHRSMTTFLVEKEPGFGEVRPGLTIPGKIDKMGYKGVDTTELIMDGLRVPADRVLGGTTGRGFYQMMDGVEVGRVNVAARGCGVAQRAFELGIGYAQQRHTFGKPIAQHQAIQFKLAEMATKVEAAHAMMVSAARKKDSGERNDLEAGMAKYLASEYCKEVVEDSFRIHGGYGFSKEYEIERLYREAPMLLIGEGTAEIQKMIIGRRLLEEYRLQG from the coding sequence ATGGCCCGACTCGCCCAGACCCACGGTCTGACCGATGTCCAGCAGGAGATCCTCTCGACGGTCCGCGCGTTCGTCGACAAGGAGATCATCCCGGTCGCCACCGAGCTGGAGCACCGCGACGAGTACCCGCAGCAGATCGTCGACGGCCTGAAGGAGCTCGGCCTCTTCGGCCTGATGATCCCCGAGGAGTACGGGGGCCTGGGCGAGTCCCTGCTCACGTACGCGCTCTGCGTGGAGGAGATCGCCCGGGGCTGGATGTCCGTCTCGGGCATCATCAACACGCACTTCATCGTGGCGTACATGCTGAAGCAGCACGGCACGCAGGAGCAGAAGGACCGCTTCCTCCCCCGGATGGCGGCCGGCGAGGTGCGCGGCGCGTTCTCGATGTCCGAGCCGGGGCTCGGCTCGGACGTGTCGGCCATCACGTCCAAGGCGGTCAGGGACGGCGACGAGTACGTCCTGACCGGCCAGAAGATGTGGCTGACCAACGGAGGTACGTCGACGCTGGTGGCCGTGCTGGTCCGGAGTGACGAAGGACACGACCCCGCGGAGGCGGCCGCGGCCCCGCACCGGTCGATGACGACCTTCCTCGTCGAGAAGGAGCCCGGTTTCGGGGAGGTGCGGCCCGGCCTGACCATCCCCGGAAAGATCGACAAGATGGGCTACAAGGGCGTCGACACGACCGAGCTCATCATGGACGGACTGCGCGTTCCGGCTGATCGCGTCCTCGGCGGCACGACCGGCCGGGGGTTCTACCAGATGATGGACGGGGTCGAGGTCGGCCGCGTCAATGTGGCGGCCCGTGGCTGCGGCGTCGCTCAGCGCGCCTTCGAACTCGGTATCGGATACGCACAGCAGCGCCACACCTTCGGAAAGCCGATCGCCCAGCACCAGGCCATCCAGTTCAAGCTCGCGGAGATGGCCACCAAGGTCGAGGCGGCCCATGCGATGATGGTGAGCGCGGCCCGCAAGAAGGACTCCGGGGAGCGAAACGACCTGGAGGCGGGGATGGCGAAGTACCTCGCCTCCGAGTACTGCAAGGAAGTCGTCGAGGACTCCTTCCGGATCCACGGCGGCTACGGCTTCTCCAAGGAGTACGAGATCGAGCGCCTCTACCGGGAGGCCCCGATGCTCCTGATCGGCGAAGGTACCGCCGAGATCCAGAAAATGATCATTGGGCGCCGGCTCCTCGAGGAATACCGGCTCCAGGGCTGA
- a CDS encoding IS4 family transposase: MAGGRFAPGHLGELTQCIPFEMVDEALKATGRVQERLRDLPSRVVVYLLLAGCLFPEVGYLGVWRKLTGALAGLPLAAPSASALAQARRRIGATPLKWLFDLLKGPVAGPRTPGAWWHGLLVIALDGTTLTVPDTPAVLTRFTKQAGNHGGTGYPQVRLLTLVACGTRTLIDAVFGPTTSGETTHAPRLLPSLRPGMILLADRNFAAQGLINDIAATGAEVLVRLKNGRRMPILARYRDGSYLSALGPVPVRVVDCEITITTTAGKHTGLYRLATTLLDHHRHPAGELAMLYHQRWEIETAYLELKSTILGGRVLRARTPEGIDQEIYALLVVHQLLRTAMADATSTQPGTDPDRAGFSIAWQAARDQLVLAAGIIADPVVDLVGIIGRHVLAGLLPQRRLRVSPRIVKRAISKYQARGPCIDRTSYKATTGIEILAAAGP; this comes from the coding sequence GTGGCCGGAGGCCGGTTCGCACCCGGTCATCTCGGTGAACTCACCCAGTGCATCCCCTTCGAAATGGTCGACGAGGCATTGAAGGCCACGGGCAGGGTCCAGGAGCGGCTGCGGGACCTGCCATCCCGGGTGGTCGTCTACCTGCTGCTGGCCGGGTGCCTGTTCCCGGAGGTCGGATACCTCGGGGTCTGGCGCAAGCTCACCGGCGCTCTGGCCGGTCTGCCACTGGCCGCGCCGTCGGCAAGCGCGCTGGCCCAGGCCCGCCGCCGTATCGGCGCCACACCGCTGAAATGGCTGTTCGACCTGCTGAAAGGCCCGGTGGCCGGGCCACGGACACCGGGAGCATGGTGGCACGGTCTGCTGGTGATCGCGCTCGACGGCACCACCCTGACGGTCCCCGACACCCCTGCCGTCCTGACCCGGTTCACCAAGCAGGCGGGCAACCACGGCGGGACCGGCTACCCGCAGGTCCGCCTGCTGACCCTGGTCGCCTGCGGCACCCGCACCCTCATCGACGCGGTCTTCGGACCCACCACATCGGGTGAGACCACCCACGCCCCGCGCCTGCTGCCCAGCCTGCGGCCGGGGATGATCCTGCTGGCCGACCGCAACTTCGCCGCCCAGGGGCTGATCAACGACATCGCGGCCACCGGGGCCGAGGTCCTGGTCCGGCTCAAGAACGGCCGCCGGATGCCGATCCTGGCCCGCTACCGGGACGGCTCCTACCTCTCCGCCCTCGGCCCGGTACCCGTGCGCGTCGTCGACTGCGAGATCACCATCACCACCACCGCCGGGAAACACACCGGCCTCTACCGGCTCGCCACCACTCTGCTCGACCACCACCGCCACCCCGCCGGTGAACTGGCCATGCTCTACCACCAGCGCTGGGAGATCGAAACCGCCTACCTGGAACTGAAATCGACCATCCTCGGCGGCCGGGTCCTGCGCGCCCGCACCCCCGAGGGCATCGACCAGGAGATCTACGCCCTGCTGGTGGTCCACCAACTGCTGCGGACCGCCATGGCGGACGCCACCAGCACCCAGCCCGGCACCGACCCGGACCGGGCCGGCTTCTCCATCGCCTGGCAGGCCGCCCGCGACCAGCTCGTCCTGGCCGCGGGCATCATCGCCGACCCGGTCGTCGACCTCGTCGGCATCATCGGTCGGCACGTCCTGGCCGGCCTGCTGCCCCAGCGGCGGCTACGGGTCAGCCCCCGCATCGTCAAACGCGCCATCTCGAAGTACCAGGCACGAGGGCCCTGTATCGACCGGACCAGCTACAAGGCCACCACCGGCATCGAGATCCTCGCAGCCGCAGGCCCTTGA
- a CDS encoding HpcH/HpaI aldolase/citrate lyase family protein, whose protein sequence is MTSPVNRLRPRRSCLAVPGSNPRFLEKAQGLPADQVFLDLEDACAPLAKPEARHTVVKFLNEGDWTGKTRVVRVNDWTTHWTYRDVVTVVEGAGRNLDCIMLPKVQDARQVVALDLLLTQIEKTMGFEVGRIGIEAQIENAQGLNNVNAIAEASPRIETIIFGPADFMASINMKSLVVGEQPPGYPADAYHYILMKILMAARANDLQAIDGPYLQIRNTDGYREVAQRAAALGFDGKWVLHPGQVEASNEIFSPSQEDFDHAELILDAYDYCTSEAGGKKGSAMLGDEMIDEASRKMALVISGKGRAAGMTRTSKFEAPEA, encoded by the coding sequence ATGACAAGCCCCGTCAACCGGCTGCGCCCGCGCCGCTCCTGCCTCGCGGTGCCCGGTTCGAACCCGCGCTTCCTGGAGAAGGCCCAGGGCCTGCCTGCCGACCAGGTCTTCCTGGACCTCGAGGACGCCTGCGCCCCGCTCGCCAAGCCGGAGGCCCGGCACACCGTCGTGAAGTTCCTGAACGAGGGCGACTGGACGGGCAAGACGCGCGTCGTGCGGGTCAACGACTGGACCACCCACTGGACGTACCGCGACGTGGTCACGGTCGTCGAGGGCGCCGGCCGGAACCTCGACTGCATCATGCTGCCGAAGGTCCAGGACGCCCGGCAGGTCGTCGCCCTCGACCTGCTGCTGACGCAGATCGAGAAGACGATGGGCTTCGAGGTCGGCAGGATCGGCATCGAGGCGCAGATCGAGAACGCGCAGGGCCTCAACAACGTCAACGCGATCGCCGAGGCGTCGCCGCGCATCGAGACGATCATCTTCGGCCCGGCCGACTTCATGGCGTCCATCAACATGAAGTCGCTGGTCGTCGGGGAGCAGCCGCCCGGCTACCCGGCGGACGCCTACCACTACATCCTGATGAAGATCCTGATGGCCGCCCGCGCCAACGACCTCCAGGCGATCGACGGCCCCTACCTCCAGATCCGCAACACCGACGGCTACCGCGAGGTCGCGCAGCGCGCCGCGGCGCTGGGCTTCGACGGCAAGTGGGTGCTGCACCCGGGCCAGGTCGAGGCGTCCAACGAGATCTTCTCGCCCTCCCAGGAGGACTTCGACCACGCCGAGCTGATCCTGGACGCGTACGACTACTGCACGTCCGAGGCCGGCGGGAAGAAGGGCTCGGCGATGCTCGGCGACGAGATGATCGACGAGGCCAGCCGCAAGATGGCCCTGGTGATCTCCGGTAAGGGCCGGGCCGCCGGAATGACCCGTACCTCGAAGTTCGAAGCACCGGAGGCCTGA